The segment CCGCTGGGTATAGCGGCGGCGGCTTATCTCTCCGATGTAGCAAGTAAGCGCGTCAGAGAGATCGCGAAGCCCATAGTGGAGATATTGGCGGGTGTACCTTCTGTAATTATCGGTTTTCTGGGAATAGTATTGGTAGGGCCGATCATTGCCAGGATATTTCATCTTTCGAACGGCCTGAATGCCCTTAACGGATCAATATTGCTCGCGATCATGGCTTTACCGACCATCATAAGCTTATCGGAAGACGCGCTTAACGGTGTTCCCAAGTCATTCCAGGAGGCGTCGCTGGCACTGGGAGCCACGCATTGGCAAACTCTCGTGAGGGTAAAGATACCGGCGGCGTTGTCCGGCATAATCGCGGCGAGCATGCTGGGAATGGGCAGGGCCATAGGCGAGACGATGACTGTTTTGATGGCGACTGGATGCGCCATCGCCATGCCGAAAAGTTTTTTGCAGTCGGTGCAGACGATGACCGCGACTATAGCCATCGAGCTGGGCGAGGTACCATATAACACCACTCACTATTATGCCCTTTTCGGCATAGGCCTAGTATTATTTATAATCACTTTCATCGTTAATATGATATCGGATATCGTACTGCACAGGTACCAGAGGGTTTATAAATGAAGGCAAAACAGATTCAGGAAAATTTGGGTTTTAATTTTCTCAGGTTGTCCATATGCGTCGTCATATGCGCGTTGATAATCATCCTGTACGATATCGTAAGCAAAGGGATTGGCGTAATAAACTGGAAGTTTCTGACTTCCATGCCGAAGAACGGTATGACCGAAGGAGGCATACTTCCTGCCATAGTCGGCACTATTTTGGTTACGCTCATTACGGCGTTACTGGCAATTCCTTTAGGGATGGGGTGCGCAGTTTATTTGAATGAGTATGCCGCCGACAGCAAACTTACGCGGCTGATCCGTATGGCTATCCGTAATTTATCCGGCGTGCCGTCGATAGTGTACGGATTATTCGGCGTAATTTTATTCGTCCAGATGATGAGGCTGGGTACATGTGTCTTATCCTCCGGGCTAACCCTCGGGCTCATGACTTTGCCATGGACCATTACTGCGAGCGAAGAGGCGCTGAAGAATGTGCCGAATTCGTACAGGCAGGGGGCTTTAGCGCTGGGCGCAACCAAGTGGCAGTCGATAAAAACGAATGTATTGCCGTACGCAGTCCCCGGTATGCTTACAGGCACGATACTCGGCCTCTCCCGCGCCGCCGGGGAGACGGCGCCGATCCTTTTCACGGGCGCCGCGTTCTTTTTACCGCGCCTTCCGGGATCGCTTTTTGACCAATTTATGGCCCTGCCATATCATCTATATGTCATGTCCACACAACACCATGCCATATCAAAGGTAAGGCCCATCGCGTATGGGACGGCGCTGGTATTGATCGCGCTCGTATTTGCCATGAACCTGTGTGCTGTGATCATAAGATATCGTTTAAGAAAAGCCAGGACGGAGTGATGCTATGGAAAATGTAAAAATAAGAGTCGGGCAGTTCAATTTTTATTACGGCCAGGCGCGTGTATTGAAAA is part of the Candidatus Omnitrophota bacterium genome and harbors:
- the pstC gene encoding phosphate ABC transporter permease subunit PstC, encoding MSRHNNFKEKLIHGLFFFNGLLVILVLAGIFALLVANALPAFKEIRVGQFLFSAAWNPTATFTAPSYGILSMLVSTLMVSAGALIIAVPLGIAAAAYLSDVASKRVREIAKPIVEILAGVPSVIIGFLGIVLVGPIIARIFHLSNGLNALNGSILLAIMALPTIISLSEDALNGVPKSFQEASLALGATHWQTLVRVKIPAALSGIIAASMLGMGRAIGETMTVLMATGCAIAMPKSFLQSVQTMTATIAIELGEVPYNTTHYYALFGIGLVLFIITFIVNMISDIVLHRYQRVYK
- the pstA gene encoding phosphate ABC transporter permease PstA, coding for MKAKQIQENLGFNFLRLSICVVICALIIILYDIVSKGIGVINWKFLTSMPKNGMTEGGILPAIVGTILVTLITALLAIPLGMGCAVYLNEYAADSKLTRLIRMAIRNLSGVPSIVYGLFGVILFVQMMRLGTCVLSSGLTLGLMTLPWTITASEEALKNVPNSYRQGALALGATKWQSIKTNVLPYAVPGMLTGTILGLSRAAGETAPILFTGAAFFLPRLPGSLFDQFMALPYHLYVMSTQHHAISKVRPIAYGTALVLIALVFAMNLCAVIIRYRLRKARTE